One segment of Microcoleus sp. FACHB-831 DNA contains the following:
- a CDS encoding ATP-binding protein has protein sequence MELQSHRFISSFEPEQALELCRLAVLEHYPNKTVIFEEGEIPDYLYLVLEGQVEFRKRTSFEKYQTIALAKPNDFFGEFGILDGQPRSAQAIVCKEATLAKIPRDLLMEILNNTRGSAVLKLFGYVIEHMRSTTAQYVNQMVHKEKMALVGEMVNTIIHDFKSPVTGIHLASAMVKELHPDEETTEWCDLIQAQVQRMLVMTEELLEFGRGSSTLQKHPVNLSLLLQRFEKLNSVYFKTYHLEFAFEAADVIVNGDENKLMRVFQNLVGNAVEALKNRGGRINIAVWENRKTAEIKICDNGPGIPEEIRDRLFEPFVTHGKQGGSGLGTAIAKSIIDAHGGQISFHSSSEGTTFHIILPILKV, from the coding sequence ATGGAGCTGCAATCCCACAGGTTTATATCCTCTTTTGAACCAGAGCAAGCTCTAGAACTATGTCGTCTCGCTGTTCTAGAACACTATCCCAATAAAACAGTAATTTTTGAAGAAGGCGAAATCCCAGATTATTTATACCTAGTTTTAGAGGGTCAAGTGGAGTTTAGAAAGCGCACCAGTTTTGAAAAATATCAAACTATAGCCTTAGCTAAACCTAACGACTTTTTTGGGGAGTTCGGGATTTTGGATGGTCAGCCCCGCAGCGCACAGGCCATTGTCTGCAAAGAGGCAACATTAGCCAAAATTCCGCGCGACCTCTTAATGGAAATTTTGAATAACACGAGAGGTAGCGCGGTACTAAAGCTGTTTGGTTACGTTATTGAACATATGCGCTCGACAACGGCGCAATATGTAAACCAAATGGTTCACAAAGAAAAAATGGCCTTAGTTGGAGAGATGGTTAACACTATCATTCATGATTTTAAAAGTCCTGTCACTGGCATCCATTTAGCAAGTGCAATGGTTAAAGAACTGCATCCTGATGAAGAGACAACCGAATGGTGCGATTTGATTCAAGCGCAGGTTCAGCGGATGTTGGTGATGACCGAGGAATTATTAGAATTTGGGCGGGGCAGCTCTACGTTGCAAAAACACCCTGTTAATTTATCTTTATTATTACAGCGTTTTGAGAAGCTGAATAGTGTATATTTTAAAACTTATCATTTAGAGTTTGCCTTTGAGGCAGCAGACGTAATAGTGAATGGAGATGAAAACAAGCTGATGCGTGTTTTCCAAAATTTAGTCGGTAACGCTGTGGAGGCTTTAAAAAATCGTGGTGGCAGGATAAATATCGCCGTTTGGGAGAACAGGAAAACAGCAGAAATCAAGATTTGTGATAACGGGCCAGGTATACCCGAAGAAATACGCGATCGCTTATTTGAACCTTTTGTGACGCATGGAAAGCAGGGCGGTTCGGGATTGGGGACGGCGATCGCTAAATCAATTATCGACGCGCATGGCGGACAAATATCTTTCCATTCCAGTTCGGAAGGAACAACGTTTCACATTATTTTACCCATTTTAAAAGTATAA